ATTTTTCATTTTATCGTGAACCTTTGCAATGCCCAAATAGGCGGGCACGTGCATATTATTAATACTTAGGCAAGCTTCAAATTGACCAATGGCCTCTTGATGAAACCCATCTTTCATTAAATCTTGGGCATGCTCGTATAATTCTTCTAAATCTTTGATATCGGTGTCCAACTGCAATCTTATGACATCTTCAGATTTCAGTGTGAGGAAAGAACAGGGAACTTCTCGAATTACTTTTTCGGTAACACTTCCAATGATCAAGCGGTTCAATCCAGACCTGCCAACCGTTCCCATAACAAGCAGGTCAATCATTTTCCTCGATATTGCACTACGGATTTCTTCGGCGGGATTGCCTTTGGGAGTCTCTTTGGTCCAGTTTAAATCGGAGAGATTAAATTTTTTCAGAAACTCATCAAACTTTACCTTGTGCTGCTCCAACCGACTGTTATTCTCTTCTTCTTTATCTTTTTCCGAAGCGAACCACGATAGACTTTGAACTTCACAGACACTTAAAATTGTGAGTTCTGCCCTAAATCTACGGGTCATAATAATCGCATTTTTTAATGCTCGTTCCGATGCTTCAGAAAAATCCACGGGACAGAGTATATGATGCACATTGAGCGGCACACCAGCTTTGGCGACAAATACCGCTTTATTACTTTTTTGGATAATACGTTCGGTAGTAGTGCCTAAATGAACACTACCTCCCTGTAGACTTTCGCCAGAACCACTTAATATCATATTGGCATTTACACGGATACCGGCCCTTACAATACCATCGTGTGGTGACCCATATTCCAAAATGGGATTTTCAACATGTACATTGGCTTCTTTTAGGCGTGTCACAACATCCCTTAGTTTTCCTTCTGCCACCTTGGTAATCTGTGTTCTTACTTTTTCATTTACGATGTCATCTGGAAGCACATGTATAGGGATTATTTTTGAATGAAACACCTTGCCCAATTTAATGGCCGTTTCCTCCACATGTTTTGAAGAAGCACTGAAATCATGCGCTAATAAAATCTTTTCAAGCAGTTTCATGTATTCTAGAGTTAAGAGTTCTTAGTTTTATATTTTCTCAAATCATATTTGTGCAGTACAACTATTAATTTGTAAAAGTGTTCGTTTACCAATCCTGAACTGTATCAAAATCCAGGATATTCCTTATTGACACTAAAAATATTATGTAATTCTTTAGAGAAACTTAAGAATGCTCTGGCCCATTTGGATTCCAAAAATGTACAGTACGAGTTATTGATTTTTATAAGATCAAATCATTGGTACACAGGGTAAAACTTTATCAGATTTATTGAAAAAAATTTGATGTAAAAACTATTTGGTTTTCCCTTTTCTAAAGTTTGTCTAAAGATTTGGTGATTATGTTTATAGAATTAAAGTTTAAATAACATCGTAATGAATAAAATTCTCGTTCCCGTTGACTTTTCCGAAACTTCGGCCAATGCGCTCTTATATGCCATTCAACTTTTTGGTGCTTCTTCTTCGGAAATCCTAGTGTTGCATAGTTACGATACACGATCTAGTGCAGCTTTACTAATGAAAAATATTGATGGCGTACTTGAAAAGGACGCTCAGAACAAAATGGATGAACTCATGCAGAAAGTACAGCATAAACATCCTGATGTTACCCTAAAACCAAAAATCATCAAAAAACAAACAGTCTCGGCAATAGTTGCACTTGGCAATAGTGGTGATTTTGATTTTATTGTCATGGGCACTAAAGGCGCCAGTGGACTTAAAGAAGTTTTTATGGGAAGTGTTGCCGGTGGTGTTATCTCCAGAACATCCGCTCCGGTAATAGTAGTTCCCGATGATTATACCTATCGCCCTTTAGATGAAATTGTTTTTGCTATTGGTAACGATCCGTTTTCAAACACTACGGTTGCACCTTTAAAACACCTTGTAAAAGCACATCAAAGCAAGGTTAAGGTCCTACATGTAGCTGATAAAAGGTCGACTGACCTTGATGTTCCGCTAGGTCATATAGGAGATTTGAACCCATCTATAGATTATGCTTTTGGTACAGGAGATACCAATAAGGATTTAAATGATTACTTGATGAAGGATTTTGCAGGCCTTTTGTGTATGGTACGGGCGAAAAAAGGTTTTATGGAGCGTTTGTTAGATGAAAGCGTTACGTTAAAACAGACATTCAACAGTCCAGTTCCATTGCTTATTCTACATGAAGAGAATTAATAACATACAACTATATATTGGATATACCCCATCGGTTTTGAAATTCTAAAGGCGGAAGTTCAATCGTATGGTTCCAGAGTATCCAATAATGACCTATACCGGACAAATTAAAAAATCCATGTTTTTTAGAAAGACAATTATTGCGCTTACTGGTCTTTTCCTATGTATCTTTTTGATAGTCCATCTATCTGCAAATTGTATTTTGCTGTTACCTGAAGAAACAGCACGTGGTTTGTACAATTCGTATTCCACAGCTTTGCGGGAAAGCCCATTGATCAAAGTAATTGCATATGTACTGTATTTGTCCATTGTACTTCACATTATCTACGCCCTAATCGTAACCATAAAAAACAAAAAGGCAAAACCCCAACATTATTTGATGAACCATACCAAAGAAAATAGTAGCTGGACTTCACAAAACATGGGGTTAATCGGTATTCTTGTTCTGTTGTTCCTTGTTGTACACTTGGCAAATTTTTGGGCACGCATTAAACTGGGCATGGGTGATGTAGTTACTCTTGATACCAATGGACATGTTGATGTTTATGAGGTTACCTATAGTCTTTTTCAAAATATATATTTTGTACTGTTCTACACTCTTTTAATGATTCCCTTGGGCCTGCACCTTAACCATGGATTAAAAAGCGCTTTTAAAACTTTGGGTTTTTACCACAAAAAAGGGTTTAGAGTATTGGCAAAAGTCTCGTTGTTTTATGCTGGGGTTATGGCAATAGGATTTGGTATAATACCCTTTATTGTATTCTTTAAATAATTAGCAAGATGCTCAACTCAAAAATTCCTGAAGGGCCTCTAGAAAATAAGTGGCGTAACTATCAAATAAAGTCACAACTGATCAATCCCGCCAATAAAAAGAAGCTAAATGTAATTGTAGTAGGTTCTGGTTTGGCAGGAGCTGGTGCAGCGGCAACTTTGGCAGAATTAGGGTATGATGTACAGTGCTTTTGCTACCAAGACTCGGCACGCAGGGCACATTCCGTAGCAGCACAAGGGGGGATAAATGCAGCAAAAAACTACCAACACGATGGTGACAGTGTCTGGCGGATGTTCTACGACACCCTAAAAGGAGGGGATTTTAGATCGCGAGAAGCAAATGTCTATCGTTTGGCAGAACTGTCGGCTCCATTGATAGATCATTATGTACAACAGGGGGTTCCTTTTGCCCGGGAATATGGCGGGGTTCTTGTCAACCGCAGTTTTGGTGGTGTGCAGGTGCAACGTACTTTTTATGCTCGCGGACAAACGGGACAACAATTGCTTTTGGCTACCTATTCACAACTGTACAAGATGAAACGTGCAAAAAAAGTTACGATGTTTCCCCGTCATGAGATGTTGGATTTAGTTGTCGTTGATGGAAAAGCCAAAGGTATTATTGCCAGGGATTTGGTAACCGGGCAACTAAAACGTTTTGCAGCACATGCCGTAGTATTGGCAACAGGTGGTTACTCACGTGTTTTTCGCCTCTCTACGTTAGCTATTGGCTGCAACGGAAGTGCAATCTGGAAAGCCCATAAGCGTGGAGCCTATTTTGCTGCGCCTAGTTTTACACAAATCCACCCTACTGCCCTGCCGCAGACAAGCGAAGCTCAATCAAAGCTTACTTTAATGTCAGAATCTCTTAGAAACGATGGGCGAATCTGGGTACCCAAAAAGAAAGATGATGATCGTAAAGCCAATAGTATTCCCGAAAAGGAACGGGACTATTATTTAGAACGACGTTACCCCAGTTTTGGAAATTTGGCACCGCGCGATATAGCATCACGGGCGGCCAAGGAACGAATTGATGCCGGCTATGGTGTAGGGCGATTAAAAAATGCCGTATATCTAGATTTCAAACACGCTATCGAACGCTTTGGAATGGACACCATCAAAGATCGATATGGAAATCTTTTTAAAATGTATAAAAAAATAACGGGTGTAGATGCGTATAAAGAACCTATGCAGATTTCCCCTGCCGCACATTTCTCTATGGGCGGACTTTGGGTCGATTATGAGTTAATGACAACTGTGCCTGGTCTATACGCCATTGGTGAATGTAATTTTTCAGATCATGGTGCAAATCGTCTTGGAGCAAACTCATTGCTTCAGGCTAGTATTGATGGTTATTTTGTACTGCCCAATACCATCAACAATTATTTGGCAAATGCTTTAAAAGAAGAGCTTCCTACTGTAGAACACCCAGAATTTGAGCGGATCGAAAATGAAGTACAGCATCATATCTATAAATTACTCGCAATAAAAGGTAGAAAAACCGTGGACCATTTTCATCGTGAACTGGGTAAAATTATGTGGCAGAAGTGCGCCATGAGCAGAAACAAAGAAGGACTTGAAAAAGCGATTTTACAGATTGAAAAAATCCGAAGTGAATTCTGGACAGACGTAAAAGTTACCGGTAGCGATAAAGAAATGAACACCGAGCTGGAAAAAGCACTCCGTTTGGCAGATTTTATAGAGTTGGGGCTATTGATGTGCACCGATGCCTTACAGCGTGAAGAATCTTGTGGAGCTCATTTTAGGGAAGAATACCAAACAATTGAAGGTGAGGCACTTCGAATGGACAATGATTATTCGTTTGTATCAGCTTGGTCTTATAACAAAGAAGGTTTTAAGCTCCATAAAGAAGTCTTGAAATATGAAAATGTGGAACCTACCGTAAGAAGTTATAAATAACCTATCTGAGATTTGAAGTGAGGTATCCCAATTTAAATGAAGAATTATGAAAGTGACCTTTAAGATCTGGCGACAGGAGAATAGCAACACATCAGGGGATTTTAAATCGTATGATGTTGACGGACTAACCGAAGACATGTCTTTTTTGGAAGCCTTGGACCACCTTAACGAACTCCTAGTACAACGTGATGAAAAAGTCATCGCCTATGAATACGATTGCCGAGAGGGTATCTGCGGACAGTGTGGGGTATTTATTAACGGAAGAGCTCATGGTCCACATGTTAATATGACCACATGCCAATTGCACATGCGCAGTTTTAAAGATGGTGAGACCATTGTGGTAGAACCATGGAGGGCAAAATCATTTCCGATAATCAAGGACTTGGTCGTTGACCGTTCTGCTTTTGACAGAATTATTGAACACGGCGGATATATTAGCGCAAAAACAGGAACAGCAGCAGAGGCCAATGCCATACTTGTTGGAAAAGAAATAGCAGATAAAGCAATGGATGCCGCTGCCTGTATTGGATGTGGAGCGTGTGTAGCCACTTGTAAAAACGCATCGGCCGCACTCTTTACGGCAGCTAAAATAAATCACTTGAACAACTTGCCCCAAGGCCATCAAGAAGCCGACAAACGGGTTATGGAAATGACCTGGCAAATGGAACAGGAAGGGTTTGGGAGTTGCACGTTTACCGGTGCATGTGAGGTAGAATGCCCAGAAAGTATCTCCATTACTAATATTGCCGAAATGAACGCAAGGCGTATTAAGGCTAAATGGCTGGGATAGGTGGTCAGTGGTCAGTGGTCAGTGGTCAGTGGTCAGTGGTCAGTGGTCAGTGGTCAGTGGTCAGTAAACTAATAAATTATAGTTCTATATCTAAGCGTTTCAATTTCTATGTTTTTTAATGAATACAGAGTATCAGAGAAAAACCTATTTCACTTAAAAAGAATATAGCTTTATAAATAACTAGCCTTATAAGAGTTACCTTACAAGGCTAGCATTCAAAGCGTAGTGTAAGTTCAATTCACTACCATCCTGGATTCTGCTGTTGTGCCAATGTTGGATTATTATTGATTTCTTGTTGGGGTATTGGCCATAAGAATTCTGTAGCATCATAGGAAATTGGGTCTACGCCAAATGGACCGGTATAAGGAGTGCCCAAGGTATAGGCTTCGGCTGGAGGCGTGCCATTGGCTACTTTAGCTGGGATTCCATCCAGATTAATAAAATCATCGTTTTGTAACCTATGGATATCGGGCCAACGTCTTCCTTCCATTACAAATTCTATTCTTCGTTCATCAATAATACCATTGACCAAATCTTCTTGGGTAGGAAAATCAACAGCTGTATATTCTTGTGTTACGGAATCTGTGAGAGATCTGTTCCGTACTAAATTCAGACTTGCAAGGGCATTGTTCGTATCGTTGGTACGAGCATAAGCTTCTGCCATATTCAGCAGTACTTCTGCATAACGAATTACAGGGGCTGGGTCTGTATAGTTTACATCATCTTTATATTTATTGGTATATTTTACTCCATCACGGGTTGTTACCAAAACTCCCTCTTCCCTCCGAAGATCATCTTCCAACCACAGTGGATTCCTCCAAATGATAGGACTGATGACAACAAGTCCCCTACGATTATATTGAGAGGCTAATGCCGCATTCACCCCAGGATTGTTTAAAGCCGTGTGTTCTATCGAGAATATAGATTCCGAATT
The nucleotide sequence above comes from Flagellimonas sp. HMM57. Encoded proteins:
- a CDS encoding universal stress protein, with translation MKLLEKILLAHDFSASSKHVEETAIKLGKVFHSKIIPIHVLPDDIVNEKVRTQITKVAEGKLRDVVTRLKEANVHVENPILEYGSPHDGIVRAGIRVNANMILSGSGESLQGGSVHLGTTTERIIQKSNKAVFVAKAGVPLNVHHILCPVDFSEASERALKNAIIMTRRFRAELTILSVCEVQSLSWFASEKDKEEENNSRLEQHKVKFDEFLKKFNLSDLNWTKETPKGNPAEEIRSAISRKMIDLLVMGTVGRSGLNRLIIGSVTEKVIREVPCSFLTLKSEDVIRLQLDTDIKDLEELYEHAQDLMKDGFHQEAIGQFEACLSINNMHVPAYLGIAKVHDKMKNPAKAEEFRKLGREIKDRMWYAKVEEEVRKLRGS
- a CDS encoding universal stress protein, which produces MNKILVPVDFSETSANALLYAIQLFGASSSEILVLHSYDTRSSAALLMKNIDGVLEKDAQNKMDELMQKVQHKHPDVTLKPKIIKKQTVSAIVALGNSGDFDFIVMGTKGASGLKEVFMGSVAGGVISRTSAPVIVVPDDYTYRPLDEIVFAIGNDPFSNTTVAPLKHLVKAHQSKVKVLHVADKRSTDLDVPLGHIGDLNPSIDYAFGTGDTNKDLNDYLMKDFAGLLCMVRAKKGFMERLLDESVTLKQTFNSPVPLLILHEEN
- a CDS encoding succinate dehydrogenase cytochrome b subunit, which translates into the protein MFFRKTIIALTGLFLCIFLIVHLSANCILLLPEETARGLYNSYSTALRESPLIKVIAYVLYLSIVLHIIYALIVTIKNKKAKPQHYLMNHTKENSSWTSQNMGLIGILVLLFLVVHLANFWARIKLGMGDVVTLDTNGHVDVYEVTYSLFQNIYFVLFYTLLMIPLGLHLNHGLKSAFKTLGFYHKKGFRVLAKVSLFYAGVMAIGFGIIPFIVFFK
- a CDS encoding fumarate reductase/succinate dehydrogenase flavoprotein subunit, with protein sequence MLNSKIPEGPLENKWRNYQIKSQLINPANKKKLNVIVVGSGLAGAGAAATLAELGYDVQCFCYQDSARRAHSVAAQGGINAAKNYQHDGDSVWRMFYDTLKGGDFRSREANVYRLAELSAPLIDHYVQQGVPFAREYGGVLVNRSFGGVQVQRTFYARGQTGQQLLLATYSQLYKMKRAKKVTMFPRHEMLDLVVVDGKAKGIIARDLVTGQLKRFAAHAVVLATGGYSRVFRLSTLAIGCNGSAIWKAHKRGAYFAAPSFTQIHPTALPQTSEAQSKLTLMSESLRNDGRIWVPKKKDDDRKANSIPEKERDYYLERRYPSFGNLAPRDIASRAAKERIDAGYGVGRLKNAVYLDFKHAIERFGMDTIKDRYGNLFKMYKKITGVDAYKEPMQISPAAHFSMGGLWVDYELMTTVPGLYAIGECNFSDHGANRLGANSLLQASIDGYFVLPNTINNYLANALKEELPTVEHPEFERIENEVQHHIYKLLAIKGRKTVDHFHRELGKIMWQKCAMSRNKEGLEKAILQIEKIRSEFWTDVKVTGSDKEMNTELEKALRLADFIELGLLMCTDALQREESCGAHFREEYQTIEGEALRMDNDYSFVSAWSYNKEGFKLHKEVLKYENVEPTVRSYK
- a CDS encoding succinate dehydrogenase/fumarate reductase iron-sulfur subunit, which gives rise to MKVTFKIWRQENSNTSGDFKSYDVDGLTEDMSFLEALDHLNELLVQRDEKVIAYEYDCREGICGQCGVFINGRAHGPHVNMTTCQLHMRSFKDGETIVVEPWRAKSFPIIKDLVVDRSAFDRIIEHGGYISAKTGTAAEANAILVGKEIADKAMDAAACIGCGACVATCKNASAALFTAAKINHLNNLPQGHQEADKRVMEMTWQMEQEGFGSCTFTGACEVECPESISITNIAEMNARRIKAKWLG